A stretch of Nitrospirota bacterium DNA encodes these proteins:
- a CDS encoding cytochrome C: MRYHVFALMMIFLLPTVATAGYKEEFEKEFLTKTWAGQQIEENLCISCHSSDTMKPEFRVITDAWQSSWHAQNNISCEHCHGGDPKDASLSMSPHRGFVGSPQPKEVPEFCGKCHIGILSHFMESGHGKALAASQKAPNCVTCHGAHNIQKATIDIINEQLCTKCHAYERAKVMKQALFLTEKKFAELDKRLQELKREGIYSDEEEKGLFNIQAEFRTLFHTVDVNLVKERTDGVTAKLDKLDADIKAMFRELNFRKNFSAFLMLVFSGMGIIILVLCCFHED, translated from the coding sequence ATGAGATACCACGTCTTTGCGTTGATGATGATCTTCCTGCTCCCCACGGTGGCCACGGCGGGATACAAGGAAGAGTTTGAAAAAGAGTTTCTCACGAAGACTTGGGCGGGTCAACAGATCGAAGAGAATCTCTGTATCTCATGCCACTCATCGGACACCATGAAACCGGAGTTCCGCGTGATCACGGATGCCTGGCAGTCAAGCTGGCATGCTCAGAACAATATTTCATGCGAGCATTGCCATGGGGGAGACCCGAAAGACGCCTCGCTGTCCATGTCGCCCCACCGTGGCTTTGTCGGCAGTCCACAGCCCAAGGAGGTGCCGGAGTTCTGCGGGAAATGCCATATCGGCATCCTGTCCCATTTTATGGAAAGCGGGCATGGAAAGGCCCTCGCGGCCTCCCAAAAAGCCCCGAATTGCGTAACGTGCCACGGGGCCCATAATATTCAAAAAGCAACCATTGATATTATCAATGAGCAGCTCTGTACAAAGTGCCATGCCTATGAACGGGCAAAGGTCATGAAGCAGGCCCTCTTCCTTACTGAAAAGAAATTTGCAGAGCTCGATAAACGCCTTCAGGAATTGAAGCGTGAGGGGATCTACTCTGACGAGGAAGAGAAGGGCCTGTTCAATATCCAGGCTGAATTCCGCACCCTCTTTCATACGGTGGATGTCAATCTGGTTAAGGAGCGAACGGATGGCGTAACAGCAAAGCTTGACAAGCTTGATGCCGATATAAAGGCAATGTTCCGGGAGCTCAATTTTAGAAAGAACTTCTCCGCATTTCTCATGCTGGTGTTCTCCGGCATGGGGATCATTATCTTAGTGCTGTGTTGTTTTCATGAGGATTAG
- the nrfD gene encoding polysulfide reductase NrfD yields MGHMIKNFFIALRQIFVGDWTYYLWVAFLSFFILLGVSAYVDQLHRGLITTAMRDQVSWGLYISNFTFLVGVAAAAVLLVVPAYLYNFKPIKEIVLFGELLAITAIIMCLMFIMVDMGQPLRAWHILPVIGAMHFPASLLAWDVVVLNGYLVINVIIAFYVLYRLSIGKEYSMAVIGPLIILSIPWAVSIHTVTAFLYNGTSARPFWNASILAPRFLASAFCSGPAIMLILFQIIRKRSEVEIDNRAIFKIAELIAYAMAINLFLLGSEMFKEFYSGGIDSYSMTYLYFGLHGKTSLVPWMWAATLFNITAFFIFLFPKTRENFTTLNIGCILIIIGIYIEKGMGLVMPGFVPDTLGEIYEYSPKMSEIIVTMGIWAAGALLYTLLLKFAVPIYTGKLRFEIKAPPGCRSSLS; encoded by the coding sequence ATGGGCCACATGATAAAGAATTTTTTCATCGCCTTGCGTCAGATATTCGTCGGGGACTGGACCTACTATCTCTGGGTCGCGTTCCTGTCCTTCTTTATCCTTCTGGGTGTCAGCGCCTATGTTGACCAGTTGCATCGCGGGCTCATCACGACGGCCATGCGGGACCAGGTCTCCTGGGGGTTGTATATCTCGAACTTTACCTTCCTCGTGGGCGTCGCGGCAGCAGCGGTACTGCTTGTTGTTCCGGCCTACCTGTATAATTTCAAGCCGATCAAGGAAATCGTGCTCTTCGGCGAACTGCTGGCCATCACCGCCATCATCATGTGCCTCATGTTCATCATGGTCGACATGGGCCAGCCGTTGCGCGCCTGGCATATACTGCCGGTCATCGGCGCCATGCATTTCCCCGCGTCACTGCTCGCCTGGGACGTGGTCGTCCTGAACGGCTATCTTGTCATCAACGTGATCATTGCATTTTACGTGCTCTACCGGCTTTCGATCGGGAAGGAGTACAGCATGGCCGTGATCGGGCCGCTCATCATTCTGTCCATACCATGGGCGGTGAGCATCCATACCGTGACGGCGTTCTTATACAACGGGACATCGGCCAGACCCTTCTGGAACGCGTCGATCCTTGCTCCCCGGTTCCTTGCATCCGCCTTCTGTTCCGGACCCGCCATCATGCTGATCCTCTTTCAGATCATCAGAAAGCGCTCGGAGGTCGAGATCGATAACCGGGCGATCTTCAAGATCGCAGAATTGATCGCCTACGCCATGGCCATCAATCTGTTCCTGCTGGGCTCGGAGATGTTCAAGGAATTTTACTCAGGAGGCATCGATTCCTATTCCATGACCTATCTGTACTTCGGCCTCCATGGGAAAACAAGCCTTGTCCCCTGGATGTGGGCCGCGACCCTGTTTAATATCACGGCATTTTTTATTTTTCTCTTTCCGAAGACCCGAGAGAATTTCACGACGCTGAACATCGGATGCATTCTCATCATTATAGGGATATACATAGAAAAGGGAATGGGACTCGTGATGCCGGGGTTCGTTCCCGATACCCTCGGGGAGATCTATGAGTACTCGCCGAAAATGTCGGAGATCATCGTGACCATGGGGATCTGGGCGGCGGGCGCGCTTCTCTACACCCTCCTGCTCAAGTTTGCGGTGCCGATCTATACGGGAAAACTGAGGTTCGAAATAAAAGCGCCGCCGGGTTGCCGGTCTTCGTTATCGTAA